From Xiphophorus hellerii strain 12219 chromosome 20, Xiphophorus_hellerii-4.1, whole genome shotgun sequence, the proteins below share one genomic window:
- the phtf1 gene encoding putative homeodomain transcription factor 1 isoform X2 — MTMARIAWYQEKIGAYDQQVWEKSLEKADLGGLERKPKKTGYIKPDLIDVDLVRGSTFSKAKPENQWTALTRKGLVRVLLFPFFFHWWIQVTSRSISLCILMLYFLQESSRWPSGSPAASSSTSPTRRRRPRKGRGSKKSEEKTDSENTEQQGPWQFEDSQRLYKTMESRCKSQSGFGASDELSSDDGESEQPVEVIRSLHHRKAHPKSSSPSVSPVRKRNIKFSPKPTAEPQDQEESEGPTEIKPHKIDRLRLGSRPASDTDDTMWEEFLQGPDSASTGSSDCEGNGRFQAGMNLPQSTTSSSDDEGLQQGLTSSQLNWLQACHPSKDRVSAIIWEQGECKKADMSVLEISGIILTRVKMVEQGMGYLVLSGLMTATLALLPFAFRLAQRLDMSGLSSLSLKQLVEIALGMWDYRAYAFFFITTVLRVCLIGLFFFMMCVAERTYKQRLLFAKYFSHLTSARKAKKSEIPHFRLKKVQNIKMWLALRSFLRRRGPQRSVDVIVSTIFLLALSISFIICAQLLNSHKTFLESLINWELVVWCFSLIPFLLRLATLGSETNSKYSNSSVLLTEQINLYLKMEKKPNKKEQLSIVNNVLKLATKLMKELDTPFRLLGLTMNPLIYNITKVIILSAVSAVVSDLLGFNIRLWKIKP; from the exons GATCAACTTTCAGTAAAGCCAAACCGGAGAATCAATGGACGGCGCTGACTCGAAAAGGTCTGGTCAGAGTTCTGCTGTTCCCTTTCTTCTTCCACTGGTGGATCCAGGTGACCTCCAGGTCCATCTCCTTATGCATCCTCATGTTATATTTTCTGCAAG AGTCCAGCCGGTGGCCCTCAGGCAGTCCAGCTGCTAGCAGCAGCACCAGCCCTACACGCAGGAGGAG GCCAAGGAAGGGCAGAGGGTCGaaaaaatcagaggaaaagACTGACAGCGAGAACACAGAGCAGCAGGGGCCCTGGCAGTTTGAAGATAGCCAGCGATTATACAAGACCATGGAGAGCCGG TGCAAAAGTCAATCAGGATTTGGAGCATCTGATGAGCTCTCTAGTGACGATGGGGAAAGCGAGCAACCAGTGGAGGTAATTCGATCGTTACATCATCGCAAGGCACACCCAAAATCGTCATCTCCGTCAGTGTCTCCTGTTAGGAAGAGGAACATAAAGTTCAGCCCCAAGCCCACAGCCGAACCTCAG GATCAGGAGGAGAGTGAGGGACCCACCGAAATAAAGCCTCATAAGATCGATCGACTCAGGCTGGGCTCTCGTCCCGCTTCTGACACTGACGACACGATGTGGGAGGAGTTTCTGCAAGGCCCTGACTCCGCCTCCACGGGGAGCAGCGACTGTGAGGGGAATGGGAGGTTCCAGGCTGGGATGAACCTTCCGCAAAGCACAACATCAAGCAGTGATGATGAAGGTTTACAGCAAGGATTGACCAGT AGCCAGCTAAACTGGCTTCAAGCGTGCCACCCATCCAAAGACCGTGTTAGCGCCATAATATGGGAGCAGGGTGAGTGCAAGAAAGCAGACATGTCGGTCCTGGAGATCAGCGGGATCATTCTCACACGG GTAAAGATGGTGGAACAGGGCATGGGCTACCTTGTGCTCAGTGGTCTCATGACGGCCACTCTGGCGCTGCTGCCCTTCGCCTTCCGCCTGGCTCAGCGTTTGGACATGTCCGGCCTCAGCTCACTGTCCCTAAAGCAACTAGTCGAAATCGCATTGGGCATGTGGGATTACCGAGCTTACGCCTTTTTCTTCATCACAACAGTTCTCAGAGTCTGCCTCATAGGGCTCTTCTTCTTCATGATGTGTGTGGCTGAGAGAACCTACAAACAG AGACTCTTATTTGCCAAGTACTTCAGCCATCTCACCTCAGCTCGAAAGGCCAAGAAGTCCGAGATCCCTCACTTCAGGCTGAAGAAAGTGCAAAACATCAAGATGTGGCTGGCGCTGCGCTCTTTCCTCAGG AGACGAGGACCGCAGCGCTCTGTAGATGTCATTGTCTCCACAATCTTCCTCTTAGCACTTTCCATTTCATTCATCATTTGTGCTCAG CTTCTAAACAGTCACAAAACGTTCCTGGAGTCTTTAATTAATTGGGAGCTGGTGGTGTGGTGCTTCTCCCTCATCCCCTTCCTGCTGCGGCTCGCCACGCTGGGCTCAGAGACCAACTCCAAATACAGCAACTCCTCAGTGCTGCTCACTGAGCAG ATTAATTTGTATTTGAAGATGGAGAAAAAGCCTAATAAGAAAGAACAGCTCAGTATAGTGAACAACGTCTTAAAACTGGCCACAAAGCTGATGAAG GAGTTGGACACCCCCTTCAGGCTGCTGGGTCTGACCATGAACCCTCTGATCTACAACATCACAAAGGTTATCATATTGTCTGCTGTTTCTGCAGTCGTCAGTGACCTGCTGGGCTTCAATATCAGA cTGTGGAAAATCAAGCCCTAA
- the phtf1 gene encoding putative homeodomain transcription factor 1 isoform X1, with protein sequence MTMARIAWYQEKIGAYDQQVWEKSLEKADLGGLERKPKKTGYIKPDLIDVDLVRGSTFSKAKPENQWTALTRKGLVRVLLFPFFFHWWIQVTSRSISLCILMLYFLQVAAVLLYLEVPRASASEVFGPMCLMLLLGTVHCQIVSTESSRWPSGSPAASSSTSPTRRRRPRKGRGSKKSEEKTDSENTEQQGPWQFEDSQRLYKTMESRCKSQSGFGASDELSSDDGESEQPVEVIRSLHHRKAHPKSSSPSVSPVRKRNIKFSPKPTAEPQDQEESEGPTEIKPHKIDRLRLGSRPASDTDDTMWEEFLQGPDSASTGSSDCEGNGRFQAGMNLPQSTTSSSDDEGLQQGLTSSQLNWLQACHPSKDRVSAIIWEQGECKKADMSVLEISGIILTRVKMVEQGMGYLVLSGLMTATLALLPFAFRLAQRLDMSGLSSLSLKQLVEIALGMWDYRAYAFFFITTVLRVCLIGLFFFMMCVAERTYKQRLLFAKYFSHLTSARKAKKSEIPHFRLKKVQNIKMWLALRSFLRRRGPQRSVDVIVSTIFLLALSISFIICAQLLNSHKTFLESLINWELVVWCFSLIPFLLRLATLGSETNSKYSNSSVLLTEQINLYLKMEKKPNKKEQLSIVNNVLKLATKLMKELDTPFRLLGLTMNPLIYNITKVIILSAVSAVVSDLLGFNIRLWKIKP encoded by the exons GATCAACTTTCAGTAAAGCCAAACCGGAGAATCAATGGACGGCGCTGACTCGAAAAGGTCTGGTCAGAGTTCTGCTGTTCCCTTTCTTCTTCCACTGGTGGATCCAGGTGACCTCCAGGTCCATCTCCTTATGCATCCTCATGTTATATTTTCTGCAAG TGGCAGCGGTGCTGCTGTACCTGGAGGTCCCCCGGGCCAGTGCCAGCGAGGTGTTCGGGCCCATGTGTCTCATGCTGCTGCTGGGCACCGTTCACTGCCAGATTGTTTCAACAGAGTCCAGCCGGTGGCCCTCAGGCAGTCCAGCTGCTAGCAGCAGCACCAGCCCTACACGCAGGAGGAG GCCAAGGAAGGGCAGAGGGTCGaaaaaatcagaggaaaagACTGACAGCGAGAACACAGAGCAGCAGGGGCCCTGGCAGTTTGAAGATAGCCAGCGATTATACAAGACCATGGAGAGCCGG TGCAAAAGTCAATCAGGATTTGGAGCATCTGATGAGCTCTCTAGTGACGATGGGGAAAGCGAGCAACCAGTGGAGGTAATTCGATCGTTACATCATCGCAAGGCACACCCAAAATCGTCATCTCCGTCAGTGTCTCCTGTTAGGAAGAGGAACATAAAGTTCAGCCCCAAGCCCACAGCCGAACCTCAG GATCAGGAGGAGAGTGAGGGACCCACCGAAATAAAGCCTCATAAGATCGATCGACTCAGGCTGGGCTCTCGTCCCGCTTCTGACACTGACGACACGATGTGGGAGGAGTTTCTGCAAGGCCCTGACTCCGCCTCCACGGGGAGCAGCGACTGTGAGGGGAATGGGAGGTTCCAGGCTGGGATGAACCTTCCGCAAAGCACAACATCAAGCAGTGATGATGAAGGTTTACAGCAAGGATTGACCAGT AGCCAGCTAAACTGGCTTCAAGCGTGCCACCCATCCAAAGACCGTGTTAGCGCCATAATATGGGAGCAGGGTGAGTGCAAGAAAGCAGACATGTCGGTCCTGGAGATCAGCGGGATCATTCTCACACGG GTAAAGATGGTGGAACAGGGCATGGGCTACCTTGTGCTCAGTGGTCTCATGACGGCCACTCTGGCGCTGCTGCCCTTCGCCTTCCGCCTGGCTCAGCGTTTGGACATGTCCGGCCTCAGCTCACTGTCCCTAAAGCAACTAGTCGAAATCGCATTGGGCATGTGGGATTACCGAGCTTACGCCTTTTTCTTCATCACAACAGTTCTCAGAGTCTGCCTCATAGGGCTCTTCTTCTTCATGATGTGTGTGGCTGAGAGAACCTACAAACAG AGACTCTTATTTGCCAAGTACTTCAGCCATCTCACCTCAGCTCGAAAGGCCAAGAAGTCCGAGATCCCTCACTTCAGGCTGAAGAAAGTGCAAAACATCAAGATGTGGCTGGCGCTGCGCTCTTTCCTCAGG AGACGAGGACCGCAGCGCTCTGTAGATGTCATTGTCTCCACAATCTTCCTCTTAGCACTTTCCATTTCATTCATCATTTGTGCTCAG CTTCTAAACAGTCACAAAACGTTCCTGGAGTCTTTAATTAATTGGGAGCTGGTGGTGTGGTGCTTCTCCCTCATCCCCTTCCTGCTGCGGCTCGCCACGCTGGGCTCAGAGACCAACTCCAAATACAGCAACTCCTCAGTGCTGCTCACTGAGCAG ATTAATTTGTATTTGAAGATGGAGAAAAAGCCTAATAAGAAAGAACAGCTCAGTATAGTGAACAACGTCTTAAAACTGGCCACAAAGCTGATGAAG GAGTTGGACACCCCCTTCAGGCTGCTGGGTCTGACCATGAACCCTCTGATCTACAACATCACAAAGGTTATCATATTGTCTGCTGTTTCTGCAGTCGTCAGTGACCTGCTGGGCTTCAATATCAGA cTGTGGAAAATCAAGCCCTAA